A genomic window from Micromonospora violae includes:
- a CDS encoding ROK family transcriptional regulator → MELARATNRSVRLRNRSALLTRLFLDGPLTRQDLVRSTGLSQPAVSNVVADLIDEGLVAEAGAAESDGGRPSMLLRIAPRFAFVIGVDVGETRVRVELFDFAMTLLASVEYPLDPARTEPDLVAGHVLAGIDAVTGPAGVAPADVLGVGIGVSGVVEQGSEAVVHAQALGWDRVPLERLIAAGTDLPLHIDNGAKTLGQAEMWFGAGRGARHAVFALVGSGVGASVVTNGATYRGASSSAGEWGHTTLVYGGRACRCGARGCLEAYVGAEAIIDRYREARRGRPVPGEDEESQIAALVAAAETSATARRVLDDTAGYLGAGVANLINLFNPERVVLGGWAAMALGDLLPAVREAAGRQALRQPYGQASIELCRLGVDAVALGAATLPIARFLTAGGVRR, encoded by the coding sequence GTGGAGCTGGCGCGTGCCACCAACCGCAGCGTGCGGCTGCGCAACAGGTCCGCCCTGCTGACCAGGCTCTTCCTGGACGGCCCGCTCACCCGGCAGGATCTGGTGCGCAGCACCGGGCTGAGCCAACCCGCGGTCAGCAACGTGGTGGCCGACCTGATCGACGAAGGGCTGGTCGCCGAGGCCGGGGCCGCCGAGTCCGACGGCGGCCGGCCCAGCATGCTGCTACGGATCGCACCCCGCTTCGCCTTCGTGATCGGCGTGGACGTCGGCGAGACCCGGGTCCGGGTGGAGCTGTTCGACTTCGCGATGACACTGCTGGCCAGCGTCGAGTACCCGCTCGACCCGGCCCGTACCGAGCCCGACCTGGTGGCCGGGCACGTGCTGGCCGGCATCGACGCGGTGACCGGGCCGGCCGGGGTGGCCCCCGCCGACGTGCTCGGCGTCGGCATCGGCGTCTCCGGCGTGGTCGAGCAGGGCAGCGAAGCCGTCGTGCACGCCCAGGCCCTCGGCTGGGACCGGGTGCCGCTGGAGCGTCTGATCGCCGCCGGCACCGACCTGCCGCTGCACATCGACAACGGCGCGAAGACCCTCGGCCAGGCCGAGATGTGGTTCGGCGCCGGGCGGGGCGCCCGGCACGCCGTCTTCGCGTTGGTCGGCTCCGGGGTGGGCGCGTCGGTGGTCACCAACGGCGCGACCTACCGGGGCGCGTCCAGCAGCGCGGGGGAGTGGGGGCACACCACCCTGGTGTACGGCGGCCGGGCCTGCCGGTGCGGCGCGCGCGGCTGCCTGGAGGCGTACGTGGGCGCGGAGGCGATCATCGACCGCTACCGGGAGGCGCGCCGGGGTCGACCGGTGCCGGGCGAGGACGAGGAGTCCCAGATCGCCGCGCTGGTCGCCGCCGCCGAGACCTCGGCCACCGCCCGCCGGGTGCTGGACGACACCGCCGGCTACCTCGGTGCCGGGGTGGCCAACCTGATCAACCTGTTCAACCCGGAGCGCGTGGTGCTCGGCGGCTGGGCGGCGATGGCGCTGGGCGACCTGCTGCCGGCGGTGCGGGAGGCTGCCGGCCGGCAGGCGCTGCGTCAGCCGTACGGGCAGGCGTCGATCGAGCTGTGCCGGCTCGGGGTGGACGCGGTGGCGCTGGGCGCGGCCACCCTCCCGATCGCCCGCTTCCTCACCGCGGGCGGCGTCCGCCGTTGA
- a CDS encoding ABC transporter substrate-binding protein: MSRRHLGIFTAAVLAAASLTACGGSGDDSAASAKTLTYWASNQGASLEADKTILQPELDKFEKQTGIKVTVEVVPWSDLLNRLLAAATSGKGPDVVNIGNTWSASLQATGALVEFDDAALTAVGGKDRIVPAALAAAGAPGKPPAAVPLYSMAYSLYYNKKLFADAGITAPPTTWEQVVEYGKKLSTGGTWGLAIEGANPSENAHHAFTFSQQYGGEWFDSAGKPTFDTPQNVSAIKRYIDFMAADKITNPSNAEYAQNQSVSDFANGKAAMLLWQSAGSNLKTQNMPADAYGVAPVPFLANPPAGGKKVNSMVAGINMAVFKHTKNRDGALSFVKFMTSDEEQTILNRTYGSLPAVKTAASDPAFTATEQKTIQETLVTTAAPLPQVPEESTFETLVGTAMKELFADAASGKPVTEESVKAKLTDAQQKMR; encoded by the coding sequence GTGTCGAGACGACACCTCGGGATATTCACCGCCGCCGTACTGGCCGCCGCCTCGCTGACCGCCTGCGGCGGCTCCGGCGACGACTCCGCCGCCAGCGCCAAGACGCTCACCTACTGGGCCAGCAACCAGGGCGCCAGCCTGGAGGCCGACAAGACCATCCTCCAGCCGGAGCTGGACAAGTTCGAGAAGCAGACCGGCATCAAGGTCACCGTCGAGGTGGTCCCCTGGTCGGACCTGCTCAACCGCCTGCTGGCCGCCGCCACCTCCGGCAAGGGCCCGGACGTGGTCAACATCGGCAACACCTGGTCGGCGTCGTTGCAGGCCACCGGCGCGCTGGTCGAGTTCGACGACGCCGCCCTGACGGCCGTCGGCGGCAAGGACCGGATCGTGCCCGCCGCGCTCGCCGCCGCCGGCGCCCCCGGCAAACCGCCGGCCGCCGTGCCGCTCTACAGCATGGCGTACAGCCTGTACTACAACAAGAAGTTGTTCGCCGACGCCGGCATCACCGCACCCCCCACCACCTGGGAGCAGGTCGTCGAGTACGGCAAGAAGCTGAGCACCGGCGGCACGTGGGGCCTGGCGATCGAGGGGGCCAACCCGTCGGAGAACGCCCACCACGCCTTCACCTTCAGCCAGCAGTACGGCGGCGAGTGGTTCGACTCGGCCGGCAAGCCGACCTTCGACACCCCGCAGAACGTCTCGGCGATCAAGCGGTACATCGACTTCATGGCCGCCGACAAGATCACCAACCCGAGCAACGCCGAGTACGCGCAGAACCAGTCGGTCTCCGACTTCGCCAACGGCAAGGCGGCCATGCTGCTCTGGCAGTCCGCCGGGTCGAACCTGAAGACGCAGAACATGCCCGCCGACGCGTACGGGGTGGCCCCGGTGCCGTTCCTGGCCAACCCGCCGGCCGGTGGCAAGAAGGTCAACAGCATGGTCGCCGGGATCAACATGGCGGTCTTCAAGCACACCAAGAACCGCGACGGCGCGCTGAGCTTCGTGAAGTTCATGACCAGCGACGAGGAGCAGACGATCCTCAACCGCACGTACGGCTCGCTGCCGGCGGTGAAGACCGCGGCCTCCGACCCGGCGTTCACCGCCACCGAGCAGAAGACCATCCAGGAGACCCTGGTCACCACCGCGGCCCCGCTGCCGCAGGTGCCCGAGGAGAGCACCTTCGAGACCCTGGTCGGCACCGCGATGAAGGAGTTGTTCGCCGACGCCGCCAGCGGCAAGCCGGTCACCGAGGAGTCGGTGAAGGCCAAGCTGACCGACGCGCAGCAGAAGATGCGCTGA
- a CDS encoding carbohydrate ABC transporter permease, whose amino-acid sequence MATSTTAPDADRREPRAGSPARGPVRRPRGPRRSLLPYLLLAPAVVLELAVHVVPMAVGVWMSLLELTQFHIRDWSTAPFVGFENYRATLDLNSAAGKELLHSFWVTLAYSLLSVGFAWLLGISAAVVLQRPFRGRALLRALFLTPYALPVYAAVITWSFLLQRDTGLVNHVLVDQLGLLNDRPFWLIGDNSFASLLVVSVWRNWPFAFLCLMAGLQNVPGELYEAAAIDGAGFWRRLRSVTLPMLRPVNLVLLLVLFLWTFNDFNTPFVLFGGSAPEQADLISIHIYRSSFKTWDFGSGSAMSVALLLFLLVVSAGYLLITNRRRDDHA is encoded by the coding sequence ATGGCAACCAGCACCACCGCGCCGGACGCCGACCGGCGCGAACCCCGGGCCGGGTCGCCGGCCCGGGGACCGGTCCGCCGGCCCCGCGGCCCGCGCCGCTCGCTCCTGCCGTATCTGCTGCTCGCCCCGGCCGTCGTGCTGGAACTCGCCGTCCACGTGGTCCCGATGGCCGTCGGGGTCTGGATGAGCCTGCTGGAGCTGACCCAGTTCCACATCCGCGACTGGTCCACCGCGCCCTTCGTCGGGTTCGAGAACTACCGGGCGACGCTCGACCTGAACAGCGCCGCCGGCAAGGAGCTGCTGCACTCGTTCTGGGTCACCCTCGCCTACAGCCTGCTCTCGGTCGGCTTCGCCTGGCTGCTCGGCATCTCCGCCGCGGTCGTCCTGCAACGGCCGTTTCGGGGACGGGCGCTCCTGCGGGCGCTGTTCCTCACCCCGTACGCGCTGCCGGTCTACGCCGCCGTGATCACGTGGAGCTTCCTGCTGCAACGCGACACCGGCCTGGTCAACCACGTCCTCGTCGACCAGCTCGGGTTGCTCAACGACCGGCCGTTCTGGCTGATCGGCGACAACAGTTTCGCCTCGCTGCTGGTGGTGTCGGTCTGGCGCAACTGGCCGTTCGCGTTCCTCTGCCTGATGGCCGGGCTGCAGAACGTGCCCGGTGAGCTGTACGAGGCCGCCGCGATCGACGGCGCCGGGTTCTGGCGCCGGCTGCGCTCGGTCACCCTGCCGATGCTGCGGCCGGTCAACCTGGTGCTGCTGCTGGTGCTGTTCCTGTGGACGTTCAACGACTTCAACACCCCGTTCGTGCTGTTCGGCGGCTCGGCACCGGAGCAGGCCGACCTCATCTCCATCCACATCTACCGCAGCTCCTTCAAGACCTGGGACTTCGGCTCCGGGTCGGCGATGTCGGTGGCGCTGCTGCTGTTCCTGCTGGTCGTCTCGGCCGGGTATCTGCTGATCACCAACCGTCGGAGGGACGACCATGCGTGA
- a CDS encoding carbohydrate ABC transporter permease: protein MRETAGERWGRRIVLTLLALFVVIPLYVMVTSAAKPLQDVQNGFTWWPSRPTLQPFVDMWSTVPLARYLVNSLVVSSIAAVCSVAVAIFAAFAVSRYRFRGRGVFSVTVLSTQMFPGILFLLPLFLIYVNLGNATGIELYASRTGLVITYLTFSLPFSIWMLVGYFDSIPRGLDEAAQVDGAGPLRTLFQVILPAAVPGVVAVTVYAFMTAWGEVLFASVMTDEGSRTLAVGLQGYSTQFNVYWNQIMAASLVVSIPVVVGFLALQRYFVAGLTAGAVK, encoded by the coding sequence ATGCGTGAGACCGCCGGTGAGCGGTGGGGCCGGCGCATCGTGCTGACCCTGCTCGCCCTCTTCGTCGTCATCCCGCTGTACGTGATGGTCACCTCGGCGGCAAAGCCGTTGCAGGACGTGCAGAACGGCTTCACCTGGTGGCCCAGCCGACCCACCCTGCAACCGTTCGTCGACATGTGGAGCACCGTGCCGCTGGCCCGGTACCTGGTGAACAGTCTGGTGGTGTCGAGCATCGCGGCGGTCTGCTCGGTGGCGGTGGCCATCTTCGCCGCGTTCGCGGTGAGCCGGTACCGGTTCCGCGGCCGGGGTGTCTTCTCGGTGACGGTGCTGTCCACCCAGATGTTCCCCGGCATCCTGTTCCTGCTGCCGCTGTTCCTCATCTACGTCAACCTGGGTAACGCCACCGGCATCGAGTTGTACGCCAGCCGTACCGGCCTGGTCATCACGTACCTGACCTTCTCGCTGCCGTTCTCGATCTGGATGCTGGTCGGCTACTTCGACTCGATCCCCCGGGGTCTGGACGAGGCGGCGCAGGTCGACGGTGCCGGTCCGCTGCGCACCCTGTTCCAGGTGATCCTGCCGGCCGCCGTCCCCGGCGTCGTCGCGGTCACCGTGTACGCGTTCATGACCGCCTGGGGTGAGGTGCTCTTCGCGTCGGTGATGACCGACGAGGGCAGCCGCACCCTGGCCGTCGGCCTGCAGGGCTACTCCACCCAGTTCAACGTCTACTGGAACCAGATCATGGCCGCCTCGCTGGTGGTCAGCATCCCGGTCGTGGTCGGGTTCCTGGCCCTGCAGCGGTACTTCGTCGCCGGCCTCACCGCCGGCGCGGTCAAGTGA
- a CDS encoding GH1 family beta-glucosidase, producing the protein MPDLSKLPPDFLWGVATAAYQIEGAVDVDGRAPSIWDTFSATPGNVDNGDTGAVACDHYHRWPEDLALLRRLGVDAYRFSVAWPRVMPDGVGRVNGAGLDFYDRLVDTLLADGIRPFVTLYHWDLPQVLQDRGGWPQRATAEAFADYAAVVAARLGDRVADWNTVNEPLCVSWIGHLEGRMAPGERDLTRAVHTSHHVLLGHGLATQAIRANAARPASVGLVLNLSPIEAATDRPEDVAAARRADGHVNRWWLDPIHGRGYPADMIATYGVEPPVRGDDLTVIATPTDFLGVNYYFRQLVVDDPMGVAPYARQVPVPGSVETAMGWEMYPAGLERLLVDVHEEYRPGRIIVTESGSAWPDEVTPDGTVEDKERTDHLEQHLAACASAVARGVPLDGYFVWSLLDNFEWAYGYDKRFGLVHVDYATQRRTVKASGLRYAELIRAHQRLARTTGTATPVA; encoded by the coding sequence GTGCCCGACCTGTCCAAGCTGCCACCCGACTTCCTCTGGGGTGTCGCCACCGCGGCGTACCAGATCGAGGGGGCCGTCGACGTCGACGGCCGGGCGCCGTCCATCTGGGACACCTTCTCGGCGACCCCGGGCAACGTCGACAACGGCGACACCGGCGCGGTGGCGTGCGACCACTATCACCGGTGGCCGGAGGACCTGGCGCTGCTGCGCCGACTCGGGGTGGACGCGTACCGCTTCTCGGTGGCCTGGCCGCGGGTCATGCCCGACGGCGTCGGGCGGGTCAACGGGGCCGGGTTGGACTTCTACGATCGGCTCGTCGACACGCTGCTCGCCGATGGGATCCGGCCGTTCGTCACGCTCTACCACTGGGATCTGCCGCAGGTGCTGCAGGACCGGGGCGGGTGGCCGCAGCGCGCCACCGCCGAGGCGTTCGCCGACTACGCGGCGGTGGTCGCCGCCCGCCTCGGTGACCGGGTCGCCGACTGGAACACCGTCAACGAGCCGCTCTGCGTGTCCTGGATCGGGCACCTGGAGGGGCGGATGGCCCCCGGGGAGCGGGATCTCACCCGCGCGGTGCACACCTCGCACCACGTGCTGCTCGGGCACGGCCTGGCCACCCAGGCGATCCGCGCCAACGCCGCCCGGCCGGCCTCGGTGGGTCTGGTGCTCAACCTCAGCCCGATCGAGGCGGCGACCGACCGACCCGAGGACGTCGCGGCGGCCCGCCGGGCGGACGGGCACGTCAATCGGTGGTGGCTGGACCCGATCCACGGGCGCGGCTACCCCGCCGACATGATCGCCACGTACGGGGTCGAGCCGCCGGTACGCGGCGACGACCTGACGGTGATCGCCACGCCGACGGACTTCCTCGGGGTGAACTACTACTTCCGTCAGCTGGTGGTCGACGACCCGATGGGCGTCGCGCCGTACGCCCGGCAGGTGCCGGTGCCGGGCTCGGTGGAGACCGCGATGGGCTGGGAGATGTACCCGGCGGGGCTGGAGCGGCTGCTCGTCGACGTGCACGAGGAGTACCGGCCGGGCCGGATCATCGTCACCGAGAGCGGCTCGGCGTGGCCGGACGAGGTCACCCCGGACGGCACGGTGGAGGACAAGGAGCGCACCGACCACCTGGAGCAGCACCTGGCCGCCTGCGCGTCGGCGGTTGCCCGGGGTGTTCCGCTGGACGGCTACTTCGTCTGGTCGCTGCTGGACAACTTCGAGTGGGCGTACGGCTACGACAAGCGCTTCGGGTTGGTGCACGTCGACTACGCCACCCAGCGCCGGACGGTGAAGGCGAGCGGTCTGCGCTACGCCGAGCTGATCCGCGCCCACCAGCGTCTCGCCCGCACCACCGGCACGGCGACGCCGGTGGCCTGA
- a CDS encoding TMEM175 family protein, with the protein MSAAPDEVEQPGPRGRVSPTDRMTAFSDGVFAIVITLLVIELRVPEYHEGELLSGLLGEGASYLAFVVSFVYIGVLWLNHHALLRLIRGTTLALSWINLAVLFGAVIIPFPTAVLASAFTHGDTDDQRAAVALYALAAALMSAPWLVFFGYLHRHPALLDRRVTPAYVRTQRLRPITGLILYGLSGLLGWFVSPVLGLIGVIVMIAYHAVTSEGLPRWLTRR; encoded by the coding sequence ATGTCCGCAGCACCCGACGAGGTCGAGCAGCCCGGTCCCCGGGGGCGGGTCTCCCCGACCGACCGGATGACGGCCTTCAGCGACGGTGTCTTCGCCATCGTCATCACGCTGCTGGTCATCGAGCTGCGGGTGCCGGAATACCACGAGGGCGAGCTGCTCAGCGGCCTGCTCGGTGAGGGCGCCTCCTACCTGGCCTTCGTGGTGTCGTTCGTCTACATCGGGGTGCTCTGGCTCAACCACCACGCGCTGTTGCGGCTGATCCGTGGCACCACTCTCGCGTTGAGCTGGATCAACCTCGCCGTGCTGTTCGGCGCGGTGATCATTCCCTTCCCCACGGCGGTGCTGGCGTCGGCGTTCACCCACGGCGACACCGACGACCAACGCGCTGCCGTCGCCCTGTACGCCCTGGCCGCGGCCCTGATGTCGGCCCCCTGGCTGGTGTTCTTCGGCTACCTGCACCGGCACCCGGCGCTGCTGGACCGTCGGGTCACCCCCGCGTACGTGCGGACGCAGCGGCTGCGGCCGATCACCGGCCTGATCCTGTACGGGCTCAGCGGTCTGCTCGGCTGGTTCGTCAGTCCGGTGCTGGGCCTGATCGGCGTCATCGTCATGATCGCCTATCACGCGGTCACCAGCGAAGGGCTGCCCCGCTGGCTCACCCGTCGCTGA
- a CDS encoding nucleotidyltransferase family protein: protein MTAGLLLAAGAGRRYGRPKALVELDGEPLVRRAVRLLGDGGCAPVHVVLGAGADQVPDLPGAVSVRHDRWADGLGSSLLWGLASLPVAVPAAVVVLVDQPLLSPVAVRRVRAAYADGAVVAVATYAGRRGHPILLSRPTWPLLNGYAVGDRGARDLLRDRPDLVVEVPCDDVGSPVDVDTPADLLRLTPRPTCAD, encoded by the coding sequence GTGACCGCCGGGCTGCTGCTGGCCGCCGGCGCGGGACGCCGCTACGGCCGGCCGAAGGCGCTGGTCGAGCTGGACGGTGAGCCGTTGGTACGGCGCGCGGTCCGGCTGCTCGGCGACGGCGGCTGCGCACCCGTGCACGTGGTGCTCGGCGCGGGCGCGGACCAGGTGCCCGACCTGCCCGGCGCGGTGTCGGTCCGGCACGACCGCTGGGCCGACGGGCTGGGCTCGTCGCTGCTGTGGGGCCTGGCCTCACTGCCGGTCGCCGTACCGGCCGCCGTCGTGGTCCTCGTCGACCAGCCGCTGCTCAGCCCGGTCGCGGTGCGCCGGGTACGCGCGGCGTACGCCGACGGTGCGGTCGTCGCGGTCGCCACCTACGCCGGCCGGCGCGGGCACCCGATCCTGCTGAGCCGGCCGACCTGGCCGCTGCTGAACGGGTACGCCGTCGGCGACCGGGGCGCCCGCGACCTGCTGCGCGACCGACCGGACCTGGTGGTCGAGGTGCCCTGCGACGACGTCGGCTCCCCGGTCGACGTGGACACCCCGGCCGACCTGCTCCGACTGACACCCCGGCCGACCTGCGCCGACTGA
- a CDS encoding 2Fe-2S iron-sulfur cluster-binding protein, whose translation MTIEVNGASREVTLDNRTTLLDTLREHLDLTGAKKGCDHGQCGSCTVLLDGRRVKSCLIFAVTVDGRSVVTVEGLAGPDGLSPLQAAFVAHDAFQCGYCTPGQLCSARGMLDEVSRGWPSAVTEDLNTRVELTDAEIRERMAGNLCRCAAYPHIVAAVRETAGAREPAARAMRAASS comes from the coding sequence GTGACGATCGAGGTCAACGGCGCGTCCCGCGAAGTCACCCTGGACAACCGCACCACCCTGCTCGACACCCTCCGCGAACACCTCGACCTCACCGGGGCGAAGAAGGGCTGCGACCACGGCCAGTGCGGCTCCTGCACGGTGCTGCTGGACGGCCGCCGGGTCAAGAGCTGCCTGATCTTCGCGGTCACCGTGGACGGCCGCTCCGTGGTGACCGTCGAAGGGCTGGCCGGGCCGGACGGCCTGTCCCCGTTGCAGGCCGCCTTCGTCGCGCACGACGCGTTCCAGTGCGGCTACTGCACCCCCGGGCAGCTCTGCTCCGCCCGCGGCATGCTCGACGAGGTCTCCCGGGGTTGGCCCAGCGCGGTCACCGAGGACCTGAACACGCGCGTCGAACTGACCGACGCGGAAATCCGCGAGCGGATGGCCGGCAACCTGTGCCGCTGCGCGGCGTACCCGCACATCGTCGCGGCCGTGCGGGAGACGGCGGGTGCGCGCGAGCCGGCGGCCCGCGCGATGAGGGCGGCGTCGTCGTGA
- a CDS encoding FAD binding domain-containing protein → MRAFRYHRPADVAEAVAVLAAEPQGAYLGGGTNLVDLMKLGVQRPDVLVDVTRLPLDTVEEVPDGGLRIGATVRNSDLAAHPVVRRDYPVLARALLAAASGQLRNMATTGGNLLQRTRCVYFQDTGKACNKREPGSGCAALHGQNRDLAVLDWSEQCVATHPSDLAVALTALGTVVEVHGADGPRDIPIAELYRSPGAHPERETTLTRGTLITAVRLPPLPAARRSTYLKVRDRASFAFAAGSVAAVLDLDGDVVRDVRLAYGAVAHRPWRAYRAEEELRGRPFSPELAARAADAELAQARPLRHNGFKLPLTRAITVRALTELASS, encoded by the coding sequence GTGAGGGCGTTCCGTTACCACCGGCCCGCCGACGTGGCCGAGGCGGTCGCCGTGCTGGCCGCCGAACCGCAGGGCGCCTACCTGGGCGGCGGAACCAACCTGGTGGACCTCATGAAGCTCGGGGTGCAGCGCCCCGACGTGCTGGTGGACGTGACCCGGCTGCCGCTCGACACCGTCGAGGAGGTGCCCGACGGTGGGCTGCGCATCGGCGCGACCGTCCGCAACAGCGACCTCGCCGCCCACCCGGTGGTGCGCCGTGACTACCCGGTGCTGGCCCGCGCCCTGCTCGCCGCCGCGTCCGGACAGCTGCGCAACATGGCCACCACCGGCGGCAACCTGTTGCAGCGCACCCGCTGCGTCTATTTCCAGGACACCGGGAAGGCGTGCAACAAACGGGAACCGGGCAGCGGTTGCGCGGCCCTGCACGGCCAGAACCGCGACCTGGCGGTGCTGGACTGGTCCGAGCAGTGCGTGGCCACCCACCCGTCCGACCTGGCCGTCGCGTTGACCGCGCTCGGCACGGTGGTGGAGGTGCACGGAGCCGACGGCCCCCGCGACATCCCGATCGCCGAGCTGTACCGCTCCCCCGGCGCCCACCCGGAACGGGAGACCACCCTGACCCGGGGCACGCTGATCACCGCCGTCCGGCTACCGCCGCTGCCGGCCGCGCGCCGCTCGACGTACCTCAAGGTGCGCGACCGGGCCTCGTTCGCCTTCGCCGCCGGCTCGGTGGCCGCCGTCCTGGACCTCGACGGGGACGTGGTCCGCGACGTGCGCCTGGCGTACGGGGCGGTGGCCCACCGGCCGTGGCGGGCCTACCGGGCCGAGGAGGAGCTGCGCGGCCGTCCGTTCAGCCCGGAGTTGGCGGCCCGGGCCGCCGACGCGGAGCTGGCGCAGGCGCGCCCGCTGCGGCACAACGGCTTCAAGCTGCCACTGACCCGGGCCATCACCGTGCGGGCGCTCACCGAACTGGCGTCGTCGTGA
- a CDS encoding xanthine dehydrogenase family protein molybdopterin-binding subunit yields MSTGAVGRAYPRLEGPAKVTGAARYAVEYPVDGVSYGWAVPSAVVRGRITRIDTTQALASPGVLAVLHHGNAPRIAPGPPSELRLLQEPTVHYRGQFVAVVVATTLEAAREGARLVRIDYDTGPHSTVLTDDHPGLYAPEHVNPSYPTDTAEGDFDAGYAAAPVRVDATYRTPAYHNNPMEPHATTAQWHDGRLVVHDSNQGASSVQATLAELFALPPESVRVVAEHVGGGFGSKGYAKAAVVLAALAARHVDRPVKLALTRQQLFGPIGYRTPTIQRVRLAADTDGRLTAICHDAISQTSTIQEFAEQTAVYTRSMYAAPHRRTTHRLVRLDVPTPFWMRAPGECPGAYALESALDELAVAVGIDPVELRIRNDTAVDPEQGRPFTSRNLVACLREGAQRFGWAGRDPAPRSRRDGRWLIGTGVAGSSYPARSRPSAATATARPDGSFLVRVNATDIGTGARTAMWQVAADALGVPPERVEIRIGDSALPTAPVAGGSMGTSSWSWAVIRAAQALREKLRDGTPPTSEVTAAADTTEEVGGQPALPRYAYGAQFVEVRVDADTGEVRLNRMLGVFAAGRVVNPTTARSQLIGGMTMGLSMALHEEGLLDERYGDWVNHDLATYHITGCADVESIEAYWLDERDDELNPAGVKGIGEVGIVGTAAAVANAVHHATGVRIRELPIRLDKLIGVSGLA; encoded by the coding sequence GTGAGCACCGGGGCGGTTGGACGGGCGTACCCCCGGTTGGAAGGCCCCGCCAAGGTCACCGGCGCGGCCCGGTACGCGGTGGAGTACCCGGTGGACGGGGTCAGCTACGGCTGGGCGGTGCCGTCGGCGGTGGTGCGGGGCCGGATCACCCGGATCGACACGACGCAGGCGTTGGCGTCGCCCGGCGTGCTGGCCGTGCTGCACCACGGCAACGCGCCCCGGATCGCGCCCGGCCCACCGTCGGAGCTGCGGCTGTTGCAGGAACCGACGGTGCACTACCGGGGGCAGTTCGTCGCCGTGGTGGTGGCCACCACGCTGGAGGCGGCCCGCGAGGGCGCCCGGCTGGTCCGGATCGACTACGACACCGGCCCACACAGCACCGTTCTCACCGACGACCACCCCGGCCTGTACGCGCCGGAGCACGTCAACCCCAGCTACCCGACGGACACCGCCGAGGGTGACTTCGACGCCGGGTACGCGGCCGCCCCGGTGCGGGTGGACGCCACGTACCGGACGCCGGCTTACCACAACAACCCGATGGAGCCGCACGCCACGACCGCGCAGTGGCACGACGGACGGCTGGTGGTGCACGACTCCAACCAGGGCGCGTCCTCGGTACAGGCCACCCTCGCGGAGCTGTTCGCGCTGCCGCCGGAGTCGGTCCGGGTGGTCGCCGAGCACGTCGGCGGTGGCTTCGGCAGCAAGGGGTACGCCAAGGCCGCCGTGGTGCTGGCCGCCCTCGCCGCCCGACACGTGGACCGCCCGGTCAAGCTGGCGCTGACCCGCCAGCAACTGTTCGGGCCGATCGGTTACCGCACCCCCACCATCCAGCGGGTCCGCCTCGCCGCCGACACCGACGGCCGGCTCACCGCCATCTGCCACGACGCGATCAGCCAGACCTCGACCATCCAGGAGTTCGCCGAACAGACCGCCGTCTACACCCGCAGCATGTACGCCGCGCCGCACCGTCGCACCACGCACCGGCTGGTCCGCCTCGACGTGCCCACGCCGTTCTGGATGCGCGCCCCCGGCGAGTGCCCCGGCGCGTACGCCCTGGAGTCCGCGCTGGACGAGTTGGCCGTCGCCGTCGGCATCGACCCGGTGGAGTTGCGCATCCGCAACGACACCGCTGTCGACCCCGAGCAGGGACGCCCCTTCACCAGCCGCAACCTGGTGGCCTGCCTGCGCGAGGGCGCCCAACGGTTCGGCTGGGCGGGGCGTGATCCGGCACCCCGGTCCCGGCGCGACGGGCGCTGGCTGATCGGGACGGGGGTGGCCGGGTCGAGTTATCCGGCCCGGTCCCGGCCGTCGGCGGCGACGGCCACCGCCCGGCCCGACGGGAGTTTCCTGGTGCGGGTCAACGCCACCGACATCGGCACCGGGGCGCGGACGGCGATGTGGCAGGTGGCCGCCGACGCCCTCGGGGTGCCGCCGGAGCGGGTGGAGATCCGCATCGGCGACAGTGCCCTGCCGACCGCGCCGGTGGCCGGGGGCTCGATGGGCACCTCCAGTTGGAGCTGGGCGGTGATACGGGCCGCTCAGGCGCTACGCGAGAAGCTGCGCGACGGCACGCCGCCGACCAGCGAGGTGACCGCCGCGGCGGACACCACCGAGGAGGTGGGCGGGCAGCCGGCGCTGCCCCGGTACGCGTACGGGGCGCAGTTCGTCGAGGTGCGGGTGGACGCGGACACCGGCGAGGTGCGGCTGAACCGGATGCTCGGGGTGTTCGCGGCGGGGCGGGTGGTGAACCCGACGACGGCGCGCAGTCAGCTCATCGGCGGCATGACGATGGGGCTGTCGATGGCGCTGCACGAGGAGGGCCTGCTCGACGAGCGGTACGGCGACTGGGTCAACCACGACCTGGCCACGTACCACATCACCGGCTGCGCGGACGTGGAGTCGATCGAGGCGTACTGGCTGGACGAGCGCGACGACGAGCTGAACCCGGCCGGGGTGAAGGGCATCGGTGAGGTCGGCATCGTCGGCACGGCGGCGGCGGTCGCCAACGCGGTGCACCACGCGACCGGCGTACGGATCCGGGAGTTGCCGATCCGGCTGGACAAGCTCATCGGAGTATCGGGTCTGGCTTAA